One genomic region from Ornithinimicrobium flavum encodes:
- a CDS encoding cobyric acid synthase, whose amino-acid sequence MASTTDGAALMVVGTTSGAGKSTLVSALCRALSRRGLDVAPFKAQNMSNHSAVTSDGGEIGRAQAMQALAARVETDRRMGPVLLKPSGARTSHLVVLGEEVGVADAAGYGERAARLRPVVLEALQSLRTEHQVTVLEGAGGAAEINLLDRDLVNLPLAAAAGIPAVLVVDIERGGAFAAAYGTWALLPERLRGCLRGVVINSFRGDVTLLEPGLRDLEQRTDLPVLGVLPHLGEHLMLGVEDSLYLAVVPPSAHWSGSTDRPVRVGVVRLPHLANPSDLDPLVLEPGVELRWASSPGDLSDVDLVILPGSRSTVADLAWLRERGLDRALVDLLGDPDGPFLLGICAGYQMLGRTIHDEIESRAGTMAGLGLLPVRTVFISPKTVRRAHGVVADGSGASVTGYEIRWGRPEPVGGGHGDAQAWLRLGDEAGGTGGDERRGEDPGRAEGAVGADGRVRGTSLHGVLDGDALRHDLLRTVALARGRTFRPSAVPYAQALDAHLDHLADWVEEHLDLTALVDLARSATRVEEAPGW is encoded by the coding sequence GTGGCATCGACTACTGACGGCGCCGCGCTGATGGTGGTCGGCACCACCAGCGGCGCAGGCAAGTCGACCCTGGTCAGCGCCTTGTGCCGGGCGCTGTCGCGGCGCGGGCTGGACGTCGCGCCGTTCAAGGCGCAGAACATGTCGAACCACAGCGCCGTCACCTCGGACGGCGGGGAGATCGGGCGGGCGCAGGCGATGCAGGCCCTGGCCGCCCGGGTCGAGACGGACCGGCGGATGGGACCCGTGCTGCTCAAGCCCTCGGGGGCGCGCACCTCCCACCTCGTCGTCCTGGGCGAGGAGGTCGGGGTCGCGGACGCGGCTGGGTATGGCGAGCGCGCCGCCCGGTTGCGCCCCGTGGTCCTGGAGGCCCTGCAGTCGCTGCGGACCGAGCACCAGGTCACCGTCCTGGAGGGTGCCGGTGGCGCCGCCGAGATCAACCTGCTGGACCGCGACCTGGTCAACCTGCCGCTCGCCGCTGCCGCTGGCATCCCGGCCGTGCTCGTCGTCGACATCGAGCGCGGTGGCGCGTTCGCGGCCGCCTACGGCACCTGGGCGTTGCTGCCGGAGCGGCTGCGCGGGTGCCTGCGCGGCGTCGTGATCAACTCCTTCCGCGGCGACGTCACGTTACTCGAGCCGGGCCTGCGAGACCTGGAGCAGCGCACCGACCTACCCGTGCTGGGGGTGCTGCCGCACCTGGGTGAGCACCTGATGCTGGGCGTGGAGGATTCCCTGTACCTCGCCGTGGTCCCGCCCTCGGCGCACTGGTCGGGGTCGACGGACCGTCCGGTGCGGGTCGGTGTCGTCCGGCTGCCGCACCTGGCCAACCCCTCCGACCTGGACCCGCTCGTCCTCGAGCCCGGGGTAGAGCTGCGCTGGGCCAGCTCGCCCGGCGACCTCAGCGACGTCGACCTCGTGATCCTGCCGGGCAGCCGGTCCACGGTCGCCGACCTGGCATGGCTGCGGGAGCGCGGGCTCGACCGTGCCCTGGTGGACCTGCTCGGTGACCCGGACGGGCCGTTCTTGCTGGGGATCTGCGCCGGCTACCAGATGCTCGGGCGCACGATCCACGACGAGATCGAGTCGAGGGCCGGAACCATGGCGGGACTGGGGCTGCTGCCGGTGCGGACCGTCTTCATTTCCCCCAAGACCGTCCGCCGCGCCCACGGCGTCGTGGCCGACGGGTCCGGGGCCTCGGTCACGGGGTACGAGATCCGGTGGGGCAGGCCCGAGCCGGTGGGTGGTGGGCACGGCGATGCCCAGGCCTGGCTCCGCCTGGGTGATGAGGCCGGTGGTACGGGTGGCGACGAGCGTCGTGGGGAGGATCCTGGACGTGCCGAGGGGGCAGTGGGCGCGGACGGCCGGGTGCGGGGCACCTCCCTGCACGGGGTCCTCGACGGCGACGCCCTGCGGCACGACCTGCTGCGGACCGTCGCCCTCGCCCGCGGCCGGACCTTCAGACCGTCGGCCGTGCCCTACGCGCAGGCCCTCGACGCGCACCTCGACCACCTGGCCGACTGGGTCGAGGAGCATCTCGACCTGACGGCGCTGGTCGACCTCGCCCGGAGCGCCACCCGGGTCGAGGAGGCGCCGGGCTGGTGA
- a CDS encoding adenosylcobinamide amidohydrolase, producing MVDVVHLIERDGALLFPVPPGWVALSSASVGGGLVWPRLVVNLGVGDSFLRTDLDAYVEERLAALGRDDTPVTALLTAADVRCWTGGEADGVEAWATVAATKPTWAARPGGLGVRVEEDTPPEPGTVNIVVAVPAPLTGSALVQAVGTVTEAKAQALLHAGVPGTGTASDAVVVLCPDAAEGRAPVPFAGVRSPWGHRVAEAVRQAVSTGMQVNPWPRVAADPDPERVW from the coding sequence ATGGTCGACGTGGTGCACCTCATCGAGCGGGACGGCGCGCTGCTCTTCCCGGTGCCCCCGGGGTGGGTCGCACTGAGCTCCGCCTCCGTCGGGGGCGGGCTCGTCTGGCCCCGCCTCGTGGTCAACCTCGGGGTGGGCGACAGCTTCCTCCGCACCGATCTCGACGCCTACGTCGAGGAGCGGCTGGCCGCCCTCGGGCGGGACGACACCCCCGTGACGGCGCTGCTCACGGCCGCCGACGTGCGGTGCTGGACCGGCGGTGAGGCCGACGGTGTCGAGGCGTGGGCGACGGTCGCCGCGACGAAGCCGACCTGGGCCGCGCGGCCGGGCGGCCTCGGCGTGCGCGTCGAGGAGGACACGCCGCCGGAGCCGGGCACGGTGAACATCGTCGTGGCCGTCCCTGCCCCGCTGACCGGTTCCGCCCTGGTCCAGGCCGTTGGCACCGTGACCGAGGCGAAGGCCCAGGCCCTCCTGCACGCGGGGGTCCCCGGGACCGGCACGGCGAGCGACGCTGTCGTCGTGCTCTGCCCGGACGCGGCGGAGGGCCGGGCACCGGTGCCGTTCGCCGGGGTGCGCTCGCCCTGGGGGCACCGGGTGGCGGAGGCGGTGCGCCAGGCGGTGAGCACGGGTATGCAGGTCAACCCCTGGCCGCGGGTGGCCGCGGATCCCGATCCGGAGCGGGTGTGGTGA
- a CDS encoding CobD/CbiB family cobalamin biosynthesis protein: MLGPPLRRRALGVALGLVLDRLLGEPPDAWHPVAWFGTVMGRVEQRLYADTRLSGAAYALVGAGVGAGAGVLLDRLGRRLAGQRTHGTAEVAVLAGSVGVACAGRMLRETSARIEDRLRADDLDGARELLPWLVGRDPSGLDASGVAAAVVESLAENTVDAVVAPAFWGLVAGAPGVLAHRAINTLDAMVGHRSARYARFGTAAARLDDVMAWVPARVFAALVATLPAVLAPQDVIPAGVSPGGVARPVGEHRAPGRGGRPAARRSALGQLRQVLSVVRRDAPAHPSPNSGVAESAVAAALGVELGGPLRYGERVENRPRLGDGPRPDAGTITQTRQLVDQVEITAAVSCLLLAAVASTRTRRTRKTPAPTGMSPR; encoded by the coding sequence GTGCTGGGTCCACCCCTCCGGCGGCGGGCGCTCGGGGTCGCCCTCGGCCTGGTCCTCGACCGGCTCCTGGGCGAGCCTCCGGACGCCTGGCACCCTGTCGCCTGGTTCGGCACCGTGATGGGCCGGGTGGAGCAGCGCCTGTATGCCGACACCCGCCTGTCCGGGGCGGCCTACGCGCTGGTCGGGGCCGGGGTGGGCGCCGGGGCCGGTGTGCTGCTGGACCGCCTGGGCCGCAGGCTGGCGGGTCAGCGGACGCACGGCACGGCAGAAGTAGCAGTGCTGGCGGGCTCCGTAGGGGTAGCCTGCGCAGGTCGGATGTTGCGCGAGACCTCGGCGCGGATCGAGGACCGCCTGCGCGCCGACGACCTCGACGGGGCGCGCGAGCTGCTGCCGTGGCTGGTGGGCAGGGACCCCAGCGGTCTGGACGCGAGCGGCGTCGCTGCCGCGGTCGTGGAGTCCCTGGCGGAGAACACCGTGGACGCCGTGGTGGCCCCGGCCTTCTGGGGGTTGGTAGCCGGGGCACCGGGGGTCCTGGCGCACCGGGCGATCAACACCTTGGATGCGATGGTCGGGCACCGCAGCGCCCGCTACGCCCGGTTCGGGACGGCCGCCGCGCGCCTCGACGACGTGATGGCGTGGGTGCCCGCACGGGTCTTCGCCGCGCTCGTCGCAACGCTCCCTGCGGTCTTGGCCCCGCAGGACGTGATCCCGGCGGGGGTGAGCCCGGGGGGAGTCGCGCGCCCGGTCGGTGAGCATCGCGCGCCCGGTCGCGGAGGAAGGCCGGCGGCGAGGCGTTCGGCCCTCGGCCAGCTTCGTCAGGTGCTGAGCGTGGTGCGCCGGGACGCTCCCGCTCACCCCTCCCCCAACTCGGGCGTGGCCGAGAGCGCCGTCGCCGCCGCCCTGGGGGTCGAGCTGGGCGGGCCGCTGCGCTACGGCGAGCGGGTCGAGAACCGGCCCCGCCTCGGCGACGGTCCCCGCCCCGACGCAGGCACCATCACCCAGACCCGCCAGCTGGTCGACCAGGTCGAGATCACGGCCGCGGTCAGCTGCCTGCTGCTGGCCGCCGTGGCCTCGACCCGCACCCGCCGCACCCGGAAGACCCCCGCCCCGACCGGAATGAGCCCACGATGA
- the cobU gene encoding bifunctional adenosylcobinamide kinase/adenosylcobinamide-phosphate guanylyltransferase, which translates to MSLTFLTGGARSGKSALAVRRAGRSGLPVVFVATGQARDEEMTDRITRHQAERPEGWETVEAPVDLVDAVRGLPAGRCVIVDCLSLWVSNLMEHGDDEATTVARAEALGLWGAAYPGRVVVVTNEVGLGIVPMHPVSRDYRDRLGRVNAILARHADQAQLVVAGRTLTLDPLED; encoded by the coding sequence ATGAGCCTGACCTTCCTGACCGGCGGCGCCCGCAGCGGCAAGTCCGCCCTGGCCGTGCGACGGGCCGGACGCTCCGGCCTGCCGGTGGTCTTCGTCGCGACCGGACAGGCCCGGGACGAGGAGATGACCGACCGCATCACTAGGCACCAGGCCGAGCGCCCCGAGGGCTGGGAGACGGTCGAGGCACCCGTCGACCTGGTCGACGCGGTGCGCGGCCTACCGGCCGGCAGGTGCGTCATCGTCGACTGCCTGTCACTGTGGGTGAGCAACCTGATGGAGCACGGCGACGACGAGGCGACCACGGTGGCCCGGGCGGAGGCGTTGGGACTGTGGGGGGCGGCATACCCGGGCAGGGTGGTCGTGGTGACCAACGAGGTCGGCCTGGGTATCGTGCCCATGCACCCGGTGAGCCGGGACTACCGGGACCGGCTCGGGCGGGTCAACGCGATCCTGGCCCGGCACGCCGACCAGGCCCAGCTCGTCGTCGCTGGCCGCACCCTGACTCTTGACCCCCTGGAGGACTGA
- the cobT gene encoding nicotinate-nucleotide--dimethylbenzimidazole phosphoribosyltransferase — MSPHELIEETLQQIRPLDHEAGAAAAGAMDGKVKPLGSLGQLEALAARLAGIQATSEPHVDKPAVVICAGDHGIATSGVSAYPQEVTALMLSGFAAGTAAVGVLAREAGIRLLVADLGVIQPAVIEPGQNVVLDRRVRAGTANSLEGPAMTFEEAQQAVAHGMGLADLLIDDGADLVGLGEMGIGNTTAASALTASLLERDPARVTGPGTGVSGEALAAKIAAVDAVLRRHGDLDDPWQVLAAMGGLEIAGLTGVVLRCAARRVPVLLDGFVATAAALVAWRVEPRSADAMIAATLSPEPGHAVQLEALGLEPVLQLGMRLGEGSGAALAVPVLRSAAAVLRDMGSFADLGLADEKPTA, encoded by the coding sequence ATGAGCCCCCACGAGCTCATCGAGGAGACCCTGCAGCAGATCCGCCCGCTGGACCACGAGGCCGGCGCCGCGGCGGCGGGGGCGATGGACGGCAAGGTGAAGCCCCTCGGCAGTCTCGGGCAGCTGGAGGCCCTCGCGGCCCGGCTGGCCGGGATCCAGGCGACCAGCGAGCCGCACGTGGACAAGCCCGCGGTGGTCATCTGCGCAGGTGACCACGGGATCGCGACGAGCGGGGTGAGCGCATACCCGCAGGAGGTCACCGCGCTGATGCTCAGCGGCTTCGCCGCGGGGACGGCCGCCGTCGGGGTGCTGGCCCGCGAGGCCGGCATCCGGCTCCTCGTCGCCGACCTCGGCGTGATCCAGCCGGCCGTGATCGAGCCGGGCCAGAACGTGGTCCTGGACCGGCGGGTCCGCGCCGGCACGGCGAACTCCCTGGAGGGGCCGGCCATGACCTTCGAGGAGGCCCAGCAGGCGGTCGCCCACGGGATGGGGCTTGCGGACCTGCTCATCGACGACGGCGCCGACCTGGTCGGGCTCGGGGAGATGGGGATCGGCAACACGACGGCGGCGAGCGCCCTCACTGCTTCTCTCCTCGAGCGCGACCCGGCCCGGGTGACCGGCCCGGGCACGGGCGTCAGCGGCGAGGCCCTCGCCGCCAAGATCGCCGCTGTCGACGCCGTGCTGCGCCGCCATGGCGACCTGGACGACCCGTGGCAGGTCCTGGCCGCGATGGGCGGGCTGGAGATCGCCGGGCTCACCGGGGTGGTGCTGCGCTGCGCGGCCCGGCGGGTGCCGGTCCTGCTGGACGGCTTCGTCGCCACCGCAGCGGCGCTGGTGGCCTGGCGGGTCGAGCCCCGCAGCGCCGACGCGATGATCGCCGCCACCCTCTCCCCCGAGCCCGGTCACGCGGTGCAGCTGGAGGCCCTGGGTCTGGAGCCGGTGCTGCAGCTCGGGATGCGTCTGGGTGAGGGCAGCGGCGCGGCGCTGGCCGTCCCCGTCCTGCGCTCGGCAGCGGCGGTGCTGCGCGACATGGGCAGCTTCGCCGACCTGGGGCTGGCGGACGAGAAGCCGACCGCCTGA
- the cobS gene encoding adenosylcobinamide-GDP ribazoletransferase, which produces MSVVGPVLDAVAFLTRVPVPSRRRFDLARAAWAFPLVGGLLGLLLGAVGVLTSEPLGWLVAAVVVVALEVVLTGALHLDGLADCADGTGGADRRARLRIMKDHSVGVYGVAAVVLDLLLKVALVGALLDRADPALAVVIMTVAWTLSRAAMLPLAAWLPYARDEGTGRSLVEGLTAGRLWSGGLMVAVCVGAATWAGSQLTGTTPWLVPLVLLPTVAVTTVLVGGWARRTLGGVTGDVLGAAAEVTLLAALLAAVTLLGPGVPQS; this is translated from the coding sequence ATGAGCGTCGTCGGGCCGGTGCTGGACGCCGTCGCGTTCCTCACCAGGGTGCCGGTGCCCTCTCGGCGACGGTTCGACCTGGCCCGGGCCGCCTGGGCCTTCCCGCTGGTGGGCGGGCTGCTGGGCCTGCTCCTCGGTGCGGTGGGCGTGCTCACGTCCGAGCCGCTGGGCTGGCTCGTCGCTGCCGTGGTGGTGGTCGCGCTCGAGGTGGTGCTCACCGGCGCGTTGCATCTCGACGGGCTGGCCGACTGCGCCGACGGGACGGGCGGAGCTGACCGGCGGGCGCGGCTGCGGATCATGAAGGACCACTCGGTCGGCGTGTATGGCGTGGCCGCCGTCGTCCTGGACCTCCTCCTGAAGGTGGCGCTGGTGGGTGCGCTGCTCGACCGAGCCGATCCCGCCCTCGCCGTGGTCATCATGACCGTCGCGTGGACACTGTCGCGCGCGGCGATGCTGCCACTGGCGGCGTGGCTGCCCTACGCCCGGGACGAGGGGACGGGGCGCAGCCTGGTGGAGGGCCTCACCGCCGGTCGGCTGTGGTCCGGTGGGCTCATGGTGGCAGTGTGCGTCGGCGCAGCCACCTGGGCCGGCAGCCAGCTGACCGGGACCACGCCCTGGCTCGTCCCGCTCGTGCTGCTCCCCACGGTCGCCGTCACCACCGTGCTGGTCGGCGGCTGGGCCCGCCGGACGCTGGGCGGGGTCACGGGTGACGTCCTGGGCGCGGCCGCGGAGGTCACGCTGCTGGCCGCCTTGCTCGCAGCCGTCACGTTGCTCGGCCCCGGCGTGCCGCAGTCCTGA
- a CDS encoding ATP-dependent zinc protease: protein MSGRPYLTTEHTVVGWREWVRLPSVGVDWIKAKVDTGARTSSLHAFDLVVLDDGARVRFSIHPWQRGSRDERVVELPVHDVRSVRSSSGHAEERYVVRLPLVLGGRDVDAEVTLTGRDEMGFRMLVGREALVQGFLVDPVLSYAGGRPERAVRRRNWGR from the coding sequence GTGTCAGGGCGCCCCTATCTCACCACAGAGCACACCGTCGTCGGCTGGCGCGAGTGGGTGCGCCTGCCGAGCGTGGGGGTGGACTGGATCAAGGCCAAGGTGGACACGGGTGCCAGGACGTCCTCGCTGCACGCCTTCGACCTGGTGGTGCTCGACGACGGCGCCCGGGTGCGGTTCTCCATCCACCCGTGGCAGCGGGGGTCCCGGGACGAGCGGGTCGTGGAGCTGCCGGTGCACGACGTCCGCTCGGTCCGGTCCTCCTCCGGCCACGCCGAGGAGAGGTATGTCGTGCGCCTGCCCCTCGTCCTCGGGGGCCGGGACGTCGACGCCGAGGTCACGCTGACGGGGCGGGACGAGATGGGCTTCCGGATGCTCGTCGGCCGGGAGGCGCTCGTGCAGGGCTTCCTCGTCGACCCGGTCCTGTCCTACGCCGGGGGCCGCCCCGAGCGTGCCGTCCGGCGCCGGAACTGGGGCCGCTGA
- the rimK gene encoding 30S ribosomal protein S6--L-glutamate ligase, with product MKLAILSRSLRAYSTQRLRTAALDRGHQVKVLDTLRFGIDLTEDEPDLSFRGRRLSSYDAVLPRIGASVTYFGTAVVRQFEQMDVYTPNTANGIMNSRDKLRATQILSRHGVDMPATAFVRNRDDVRSAISMVGGAPVVIKLLEGTQGIGVILAPTAKVAEAIIETLHGTNQQVLIQRFVRESKGKDIRALVVGDRVVAAMRRRAQGDEFRSNVHRGGTVEGVDLDPAYAEVAVRAAHIMGLRVAGVDMLEGEEGPLVMEVNSSPGLQGIEAATKLDVAGAIVDYIADQVGFPDIDVRQRLSVSTGYGVAEIAVMSGSDLVGLSLGESGLREKDIQVLTLHRGTRVVPNPLPGKVLEDGDRLLCFGRLENMRSLIPARSRRPRRVRKLPRTPIHDLPAGLEG from the coding sequence ATGAAGCTCGCCATCCTGTCCCGGTCCCTGCGTGCCTACTCCACGCAGCGGCTGCGGACCGCCGCCCTGGACCGCGGCCACCAGGTCAAGGTGCTCGACACCCTGCGCTTCGGGATCGATCTCACCGAGGACGAGCCCGACCTGTCCTTCCGGGGCCGTCGGCTGTCGAGCTACGACGCCGTGCTGCCCCGGATCGGCGCGTCGGTCACCTACTTCGGCACGGCGGTCGTGCGCCAGTTCGAGCAGATGGACGTCTACACCCCCAACACGGCCAACGGCATCATGAACAGCCGGGACAAGCTGCGGGCGACCCAGATCCTGTCCCGTCACGGGGTGGACATGCCCGCCACCGCCTTCGTGCGCAACCGGGACGACGTGCGCAGCGCGATCTCCATGGTCGGCGGCGCCCCCGTCGTCATCAAGCTGCTGGAGGGCACGCAGGGGATCGGCGTCATCCTCGCGCCCACGGCCAAGGTGGCCGAGGCCATCATCGAGACCCTGCACGGCACCAACCAGCAGGTGCTCATCCAGCGGTTCGTCCGGGAGTCCAAGGGCAAGGACATCCGCGCGCTCGTGGTCGGCGACCGGGTGGTCGCGGCGATGCGTCGGCGGGCCCAGGGGGACGAGTTCCGCTCCAACGTGCACCGCGGGGGCACCGTCGAGGGCGTGGACCTGGACCCCGCCTACGCGGAGGTCGCGGTGCGGGCGGCGCACATCATGGGCCTGCGGGTCGCCGGCGTCGACATGCTCGAGGGCGAGGAGGGCCCGCTCGTCATGGAGGTCAACTCCTCGCCCGGCCTGCAGGGCATCGAGGCGGCCACCAAGCTCGACGTCGCGGGCGCGATCGTCGACTACATCGCCGACCAGGTGGGCTTCCCCGACATCGACGTCCGGCAGCGCCTGTCGGTCTCCACGGGGTATGGCGTGGCCGAGATCGCCGTCATGTCCGGCTCCGACCTGGTCGGGCTCAGCCTCGGCGAGTCCGGGCTGCGGGAGAAGGACATCCAGGTCCTCACCCTGCACCGCGGCACCCGCGTGGTCCCCAACCCGTTGCCCGGCAAGGTGCTGGAGGACGGGGACCGGCTGCTGTGCTTCGGCCGGCTGGAGAACATGCGCTCGCTCATCCCCGCCCGCTCCCGGCGGCCGCGGCGGGTCCGCAAGCTGCCCCGCACCCCGATCCACGACCTTCCGGCGGGCCTGGAGGGGTAG
- a CDS encoding DNA topoisomerase IB has protein sequence MTRLRTVRPATKGWTRRRAGKGFTYLDHDGRRLPEDQVSRIKALAIPPAWEDVWICPVENGHIQAVGTDAAGRRQYLYHPDWRVKRDQQKFDRIISASQGLPEARRRVARDLRREGMPLERACATAVRLLDLGYFRIGHDVYTDTNGTFGLTTLERSHVRKVAEGLRFTFVGKGGIEHDMTIEDPDVTEALGVMRRRRDGTSRLLAFRGDDGWRVLDSGHVNDYLGEIFGHELTAKDFRTWHATVHAAVALAASPEPGDTKASRRRAVKAAVEEVSDYLGNTPTIAKGSYIDPRVLQSYEQGETIDVVGARPGRSVRRRQTAVEKAVRELLVEE, from the coding sequence ATGACCCGCCTGCGCACCGTGAGACCCGCCACCAAGGGGTGGACCCGCCGCCGTGCGGGCAAGGGGTTCACCTACCTCGACCACGACGGCCGGCGGCTGCCCGAGGACCAGGTCTCCCGGATCAAGGCGCTGGCCATCCCGCCCGCGTGGGAGGACGTGTGGATCTGCCCCGTCGAGAACGGCCACATCCAGGCGGTGGGGACCGACGCGGCCGGCCGGCGGCAGTACCTCTACCACCCGGACTGGCGCGTCAAGCGGGACCAGCAGAAGTTCGACCGGATCATCTCGGCCTCCCAGGGGCTTCCGGAGGCGCGACGCCGTGTCGCCCGCGACCTGCGCCGGGAGGGGATGCCGCTGGAGCGCGCCTGCGCGACCGCGGTGCGCCTCCTGGACCTGGGCTACTTCCGGATCGGCCACGACGTCTACACCGACACCAACGGCACCTTCGGGCTCACGACGCTGGAGCGCTCGCACGTGCGGAAGGTGGCGGAGGGGCTGCGCTTCACCTTCGTCGGCAAGGGAGGGATCGAGCACGACATGACGATCGAGGACCCGGACGTCACCGAGGCCCTCGGCGTCATGCGTCGGCGTCGTGACGGCACGAGCCGGTTGCTGGCCTTCCGCGGCGACGACGGGTGGCGGGTCCTCGACTCGGGCCACGTCAACGACTACCTCGGGGAGATCTTCGGGCACGAGCTCACCGCGAAGGACTTCCGGACGTGGCACGCGACGGTGCACGCGGCCGTGGCGCTCGCCGCCTCCCCGGAGCCGGGTGACACGAAGGCGTCGCGCCGACGCGCCGTGAAGGCTGCGGTGGAGGAGGTGTCGGACTACCTGGGCAACACCCCGACCATCGCGAAGGGCTCCTACATCGACCCCCGGGTGCTGCAGTCCTACGAGCAGGGCGAGACCATCGACGTGGTCGGCGCCCG